One stretch of Candidatus Nezhaarchaeales archaeon DNA includes these proteins:
- a CDS encoding MFS transporter, which produces MKRNPLHYGWVIVLSGFLTVLGAHGFGRFAYSLILLPMKVGLNLDYFQMGLIATGNFIGYLTLATLGGLLASRYGSRIVISLSALLMGATMILTGFSVSFEHAFFARLFTGLGNGGAYLPAMALPSIWFASKLRGRATGVVSAGIGVGFALSGLIVPLILRAYEAEGWRYAWYYLGATLLVIALIDYALLRNKPEDLGLKPVGAGQSSSGGPSSTASSLRWSLVYKNWGIWLVGFIYFMYGFSYIIYVTFFAAYLQTLGWTQEVSGSLWFMVGILSILSGIIWGWVSDVLGRKYGMALAYVALTFSYLLFGVTVTTPGLYLSAIIFGISAWSLPTVAVVAAADYVSPELRSAAAGFVTLFFGIGQAIGPTIGGYVIEATRVFGYSFLIAALGSLIGAVGSLMLRKPTASGT; this is translated from the coding sequence ATGAAGCGTAATCCTCTTCATTACGGGTGGGTTATCGTACTTTCTGGGTTCTTAACGGTGCTAGGAGCGCATGGCTTCGGCCGCTTCGCTTACTCTTTAATCCTTTTACCCATGAAGGTCGGATTAAACCTAGACTACTTCCAAATGGGCCTTATAGCTACTGGTAACTTTATCGGCTACTTGACATTAGCTACCCTCGGCGGACTTCTAGCCAGTAGATACGGTTCAAGGATCGTAATATCGCTATCGGCTCTTTTAATGGGTGCCACCATGATACTTACCGGTTTTTCCGTAAGCTTTGAGCACGCCTTCTTCGCCCGTCTGTTTACAGGGCTCGGAAACGGTGGAGCTTACCTACCGGCTATGGCGCTGCCATCAATATGGTTCGCGTCTAAGTTAAGGGGGCGTGCTACTGGCGTGGTTTCAGCCGGGATAGGTGTTGGGTTTGCGCTTTCAGGGCTTATCGTACCTTTAATCCTCAGAGCCTACGAGGCTGAGGGGTGGAGGTACGCTTGGTACTACTTGGGGGCTACGCTCTTAGTTATAGCGTTAATCGATTACGCTCTACTAAGAAATAAACCTGAGGATTTAGGGTTAAAACCTGTAGGCGCCGGGCAAAGTAGCTCTGGAGGGCCGAGTAGTACCGCTTCAAGTTTAAGGTGGAGTTTGGTATATAAAAACTGGGGAATATGGCTTGTAGGTTTCATCTACTTCATGTACGGCTTCTCCTACATCATCTACGTAACCTTCTTCGCGGCCTACCTACAAACACTTGGATGGACGCAGGAAGTATCTGGATCGTTATGGTTCATGGTTGGCATTTTAAGCATTTTAAGCGGCATTATATGGGGCTGGGTATCTGACGTCTTAGGGCGTAAGTACGGTATGGCTTTAGCGTACGTGGCTCTAACCTTTTCATACCTATTATTTGGTGTTACCGTTACAACACCCGGCTTATACTTATCAGCGATCATCTTCGGCATCTCAGCTTGGAGCTTACCAACAGTAGCCGTTGTAGCCGCCGCTGACTACGTCAGCCCTGAGTTAAGATCGGCCGCTGCGGGGTTTGTAACGTTATTCTTCGGGATAGGGCAAGCCATAGGGCCTACTATCGGTGGCTACGTAATAGAAGCTACCCGCGTTTTCGGCTATTCCTTCCTTATTGCCGCTCTAGGATCATTAATCGGGGCCGTGGGCTCCTTAATGCTTAGGAAGCCTACAGCTAGCGGTACGTAA